The Ranitomeya variabilis isolate aRanVar5 chromosome 7, aRanVar5.hap1, whole genome shotgun sequence genome includes a window with the following:
- the SEC14L5 gene encoding SEC14-like protein 5, translating into MVQKYQSPVRVYKYPFELVMAAYEKRFPTCPLIPVFISSDLIYEHRSEDGSLHVVERSCKLNVDAPRLLKKIAGVEYVYFIQKNTLNWKDRTLLIDAHNETFSTRVLVNETCSYSVHPDNEEWTCFEQSASLDIKSFFGFESTVEKIAMKQYTANIKRGKEVIEFYLNELISQGITHIPRWTPGAPGGYHHVSRNATSGHLCSIEVPTTETDASSAPVQPRAETAGHNPEQDDDKLESEYIERYLGYLTPLQESTLIHLRQWLQETHKGKIPKDEHILRFLRARDFNMEKAREMLCQSLSWRKQYQVDYILQTWHPPPILEGYYAGGWHYHDRDGRPLYILRLGQIDTKGLLKAVGEEAILRHVLSINEEGQRRCEENTHLFSAPIRSWTCLVDLEGLNMRHLWRPGVKALLRIIEVVEANYPETLGRLLIVRAPRVFPVLWTLISPFINENSRRKFLIYSGNNYQGPGGISDYLDKEVIPDFLGGECMCNIPEGGLVPKSLYQSDDDAEMSDHIRLWTETIYHSALIYKGAPHEITAEILEVESVITWDFDVLRGDVVFSLFHSKRVPEVRQKDPASVTATTASSNNVQLIDKSWVLGLDYRRVEAPLVCREGESIQGSHVTRWPGFYILQWKMHSPCSGSSMARVDDVLASLQGSSHKCKVMYYFEVLASEDFRGSMSSLESCSGFSQLSGVTNSSNKSHSSSLISR; encoded by the exons ATTGCCGGGGTGGAATACGTTTATTTTATCCAGAAAAACACCTTGAACTGGAAGGATCGCACGCTGCTCATCGACGCTCACAACGAGACCTTCTCCACCCGGGTGCTGGTGAACGAGACCTGCAGCTACTCT GTTCACCccgacaatgaggagtggacgtgtttCGAGCAGTCGGCTTCCCTTGACATCAAATCTTTCTTCGGTTTCGAGAGCACGGTGGAAAAGATTGCAATGAAGCAGTACACTGCCAACATAAAGAGG GGTAAGGAGGTCATTGAATTTTACTTGAATGAGCTGATATCTCAGGGCATCACTCACATCCCCCGATGGACCCCCGGAGCTCCAGGAGGATACCACCATGTATCAAGAAATGCAACCAGCGGACACCTCTGCAGTATTGAGGTTCCCACGACTGAGACAGATGCATCATCTGCACCAGTACAGCCCCGAGCAGAGACTGCGGGACATAATCCGGAACAGGACG ATGATAAATTGGAGTCTGAGTATATTGAGCGCTATCTGGGATACCTCACCCCCTTGCAGGAGAGCACGCTCATCCACCTACGACAGTGGCTACAAGAAACCCATAAGGGCAAG ATCCCAAAAGATGAACATATCCTGCGCTTCCTCCGGGCCCGGGACTTTAACATGGAGAAAGCTAGAGAGATGCTCTGCCAGTCTCTGTCCTGGCGGAAGCAATACCAAGTGGACTACATCCTCCAGACATGGCATCCACCTCCAATATTGGAAGGGTATTACGCCGGTGGATGGCACTACCATGACAGAG ATGGCCGtcctctgtatatcctgcgtctgggACAGATAGACACCAAGGGACTGTTAAAAGCAGTGGGGGAAGAGGCCATATTACGTCAC GTCCTGTCCATTAATGAGGAAGGGCAGAGACGGTGTGAGGagaacacccacctgttcagcgccCCCATCAG GTCATGGACCTGTCTTGTAGACCTGGAAGGGCTGAACATGAGACACTTGTGGAGGCCCGGTGTGAAGGCCTTGCTGCGAATCATAGAGGTGGTGGAGGCTAATTATCCTGAGACCTTGGGGCGACTGCTGATAGTTCGGGCCCCCAGAGTCTTTCCCGTTCTTTGGACACTG ATCAGCCCATTCATCAATGAGAACTCTCGGCGAAAATTCCTGATCTATAGCGGCAATAATTACCAAGGACCCGGCGGCATCTCTGATTATTTGGATAAGGAGGTCATCCCAGATTTTCTTGGCGGAGAGTGCATG TGTAACATTCCAGAGGGAGGTCTGGTCCCCAAATCACTGTATCAATCCGATGACGATGCCGAGATGTCTGATCACATCCGACTGTGGACCGAAACCATTTACCACTCAGCGTTAATCTACAAGGGGGCCCCACACGAG ATAACAGCTGAAATCCTCGAGGTGGAGTCGGTGATCACCTGGGACTTTGACGTCCTCCGCGGAGATGTCGTGTTCAGCCTCTTCCATTCTAAGCGGGTGCCGGAGGTCCGTCAGAAGGATCCAGCGTCCGTCACAGCGACCACCGCCTCCAGCAACAATGTGCAGCTCATAGACAAGAGCTGGGTCCTGGGGCTGGATTACAGGAGGGTGGAGGCGCCTCTGGTCTGCAGAGAAGGAGAGAGCATCCAG GGATCTCATGTAACTCGCTGGCCCGGCTTCTACATCCTCCAGTGGAAGATGCACAGCCCCTGCTCCGGATCCAGCATGGCCCGGGTGGACGACGTCCTGGCCTCACTGCAGGGATCCAGTCACAAGTGTAAAGTCATGTATTACTTCGAAGTTCTGGCATCAGAAGACTTCAG GGGCTCCATGTCCAGTCTGGAGTCTTGCAGTGGCTTCTCGCAGCTTAGTGGAGTCACCAACTCTTCCAATAAGTCTCACAGTAGCTCTTTGATCTCCAGATAA